In Alkalihalobacterium alkalinitrilicum, a genomic segment contains:
- a CDS encoding alpha/beta fold hydrolase, which translates to MSHDILLRNNVKIIGNGSQPILFAPGFGCDQSVWNLTLDSFVDHYQLILFDYVGSGNSDLRAYSADKYRTLSGYAEDLLDICSFLNLKEAVFVGHSVGCMIGMLASLRRPEYFSHLIMLGPSPCYLNDPPDYIGGFEKEDLLGLIEMMEKNYIGWANLFASTVTNNPDRPDMKGELEERFCSTDPIIANQFAKAAFFTDNRQDLHHVTVPTYILQCSDDIIAPVSVGKYIHEQLHHSTFTLMKATGHCPHMSHPEETVFLIQQYLNQSCLKNG; encoded by the coding sequence ATGAGTCACGATATCTTACTACGTAACAATGTAAAAATTATTGGCAATGGTTCGCAACCGATCTTATTTGCACCTGGTTTTGGTTGTGACCAAAGTGTTTGGAATTTAACTCTCGATTCTTTTGTTGATCATTATCAATTGATCTTATTTGACTATGTAGGTTCAGGTAACTCCGATTTACGAGCTTATTCTGCTGATAAATATCGTACACTTTCAGGCTATGCCGAAGATCTTCTCGACATTTGTTCATTCCTGAATTTAAAAGAAGCTGTTTTTGTTGGTCACTCGGTTGGATGCATGATTGGAATGTTAGCCTCTCTTCGTCGACCTGAATATTTTTCTCACCTCATTATGCTTGGTCCATCGCCGTGCTATCTAAATGACCCTCCCGATTATATCGGTGGTTTTGAAAAAGAAGATCTTCTCGGCTTAATTGAAATGATGGAGAAAAATTATATTGGGTGGGCCAACTTATTTGCTTCAACGGTTACAAATAACCCAGATCGACCTGACATGAAAGGTGAATTAGAAGAACGCTTTTGCTCAACCGACCCGATTATTGCTAATCAGTTTGCCAAAGCTGCATTTTTTACAGACAACCGACAAGACTTACATCATGTTACGGTTCCAACTTATATATTACAATGTTCAGATGATATCATTGCACCCGTTTCAGTGGGCAAATATATACATGAACAACTTCATCATAGTACTTTTACCTTAATGAAAGCAACAGGGCACTGTCCACATATGAGTCACCCTGAAGAAACCGTCTTTTTAATACAACAATATTTGAACCAATCTTGCTTGAAAAATGGCTAA